The nucleotide window TCATATAGGAGCAGGAAATAGTTTCAATTCCTCATAGGTAGGCTCGCAACGTGTATGGAGTGCAGAGGGTTGAGGTAGATGTATATGGTTTCAATTCCTCATAGGTAGGCTCGCAACTATGGGACTTTTATGGCAGGACAATCCACAATATCCGTGTTTCAATTCCTCATAGGTAGGCTCGCAACATTTTTATGGCTTTTACTATCGCTCAGGACAATATAGTTTCAATTCCTCATAGGTAGGCTCGCAACACAGTAAGCATCTATGGAAATCCACATGGTATCCGAGTTTCAATTCCTCATAGGTAGGCTCGCAACACGGAGGTAAAGGCTGAGCTTAAAAATCCAAAAATTTAGTTTCAATTCCTCATAGGTAGGCTCGCAACACTCTGGGTACATGACAAAGAAAGTCTATGAGTTCAGTTTCAATTCCTCATAGGTAGGCTCGCAACTGAACTCATTTTCTGGATTACTTCAGTGAATAGCCTGTTTCAATTCCTCATAGGTAGGCTCGCAACCGGAGTATCAACTGCAAAAGACATGATCTTCTCTCGGCTGTTTCAATTCCTCATAGGTAGGCTCGCAACCTGGAATAGAAAAATTGGCTTATTTTCAACTCCAACAAGTTTCAATTCCTCATAGGTAGGCTCGCAACCTGGGGAATCTTAAATGGATATGATGCAGCAGTATCAAATGTTTCAATTCCTCATAGGTAGGCTCGCAACATCAGACCGAGAAACGAGATTCTTGACTTGTGGGTTTAGTTTCAATTCCTCATAGGTAGGCTCGCAACCTGGAAGGATTTTGATAGTTCCTGATTCAACTGTAGTTTCAATTCCTCATAGGTAGGCTCGCAACAGGGGCTGGTAAGACATATTTTTAAAATACAAAATCCTGTTTCAATTCCTCATAGGTAGGCTCGCAACTACTCCAAGCGATTCAAGACGGAATAGTTCTAAAACAGTTTCAATTCCTCATAGGTAGGCTCGCAACCAGGCAATGCAGTCATCAGAAATCACCTCGCAACTTGGTTTCAATTCCTCATAGGTAGGCTCGCAACAGTAGAAGGAGAGGATATCCTCGCAAAATACAAGGGTTTCAATTCCTCATAGGTAGGCTCGCAACAGAATCAAACGAATTTTAATCAAAATCAAACGATTTGTTTCAATTCCTCATAGGTAGGCTCGCAACAGGGCAGTAGCCATAGTTGATGCACCAGTGGGTACTGTTTCAATTCCTCATAGGTAGGCTCGCAACCATGTAAAAATATAATAAAATCAAGAAAGTCGCCTTGTCAATGATCGTTTGAATTTTTATTAATTTTATCAAAATTTTATTGATTTTTCAAGAAAAATTTTGTCGTCGCACCTCAGGGTTTTTTACATTATTGGAGATAGACGAAAATTTAATTTTTCTATAAGGAGGAGATTTCTCGCCTGCTCCGCAGGCTTGGAATAACAAATGAAATGGAGCTTACAGTGCTCAGGTTTTGATATTCCCTTCGGTGCTCCGCAGGCTCGGACTGAACCACAACGCCTGTGGCGTGTTTAATATTCAAAGTTCAAGGTTCAAACAGCCCTTCGGGCAACAGCCCTGCGGGCTATTCAAAGTTCAAAGTTCAAGGTTCAAAGTTCAAAGTTCAAGGTTCAAATTATCAACTCTTCTCCTCCTTTTTTAACTCCCATTGTCTCTCTGTTTGTATACCATGCAGACCTGAATGTGTAAATTATTACGGAATCCTCATTTTCATTAATTATTTTTTTTAGTTCCATCTTGAGTTTTACAAGCTTTGCCTCAGAAATCTCTCCTTCAAAAACAGAGTTCTGAACCCAGTGAAGATATTTTCTGCATATCTTA belongs to Thermodesulfovibrio aggregans and includes:
- the cas2 gene encoding CRISPR-associated endonuclease Cas2, whose product is MKVILVYDINEKRVAKVLKICRKYLHWVQNSVFEGEISEAKLVKLKMELKKIINENEDSVIIYTFRSAWYTNRETMGVKKGGEELII